The proteins below come from a single Mya arenaria isolate MELC-2E11 chromosome 6, ASM2691426v1 genomic window:
- the LOC128238575 gene encoding biotin--protein ligase-like: MIISIGYVLLLFFKSWTDRRRRNMLSQAIKKGLGQGSLYIQRLGEGAMSRSRATEIARSALVNYRQNVSEAPLLEWGDLMLTNVSPMQTIYLGSWTDYYHPSAEPPGQDDVTVLIEASRPSDLGKFLQHEFQVPPESKIHLMSLGTMEAWHSGTPFGILVTCSPESLVTLAIGLVDNTLTLEEDLEVHSIMTVQTEGRAGSLFMNPEIDVTEAPANNYNQSSIQMLPDERPMKDKILASFIRKNQDQVSDMWSNESLASTTDIAKLDMLSELASVDGDNVVDGSFLETGSGEGLSEFEAVETSSVQSCPMGDSQKLEPLGKPPNVLIYTGKIDSVRKFDRVKKVLEQCLDVEKYVIYHLKHEDIDREPWIDNTILLVLATKKKYQDSHAAFMQYFMSGGRILGFGSGFDTELLGQTMVRPENWITQLNYGGWTDVSLISGSYVYDVNDVRLEGSHVASIGIDKDNHVSMAKVTLERKDVVSCAILSQVLLDKEADDLGVTPEIFNTLKKSNSDRFEILTDLLTNLGIDCNTRAMPVQTPAVLLATSEDVKAKFFNSIKHRLSSGVLKYGGQSLLFTEDTTAVVENSLLPVLMAGRKYGESFSLSVYKKSLGAKVLGNTVFFMEVVPTTMTILDGLLFSVPDDIGLIVVARQQTSGKGRGGNAWLSPIGCAMFSLHVRIPQNSNLGQAVSYLQHITSLAVVNSVCNMEGYEDTDLRLKWPNDIYYGHHMKLGGVIVKSTIMDGIVHATIGCGFNVDNSNPTICINDIVDMVNKEQGTQRPMFTTEQLIARTVTEIEALIGQFQKEGVDSFRKMYYDKWLHSDRVVRLESENDLEVTVRGLDDFGYLLVETDGGEKISVQPDGNSFDMMRNLICLKQR, translated from the exons atgataatcaGCATTGGCTATGTGCTTCTCCTGTTCTTCAAAAGCTGGACAGATAGACGACGGAGAAATATGCTGTCCCAAGCAATTAAAAAG GGCCTAGGCCAGGGTAGCTTGTATATACAGAGGCTTGGAGAAGGTGCAATGTCAAGGTCAAGAGCCACTGAGATCGCAAGGTCAGCTCTGGTCAACTATCGGCAAAATGTTTCGGAGGCCCCACTGCTGGAATGGGGTGATCTGATGCTCACCAATGTTTCACCTATg CAAACGATCTATCTTGGAAGCTGGACAGACTACTATCACCCCTCAGCAGAACCTCCAGGTCAGGATGATGTCACAGTGCTGATAGAAGCTTCACGCCCCAGCGATCTTGGAAAATTCCTACAGCATGAGTTTCAGGTGCCCCCAGAGTctaaaatacat TTGATGTCTCTGGGCACAATGGAGGCGTGGCACTCAGGCACACCGTTTGGTATCCTAGTTACATGTTCACCCGAGTCCCTGGTTACCCTGGCAATAGGGCTTGTTGACAACACACTCACCTTGGAAGAAGACCTGGAGGTGCACTCCATCATGA CTGTTCAGACAGAGGGTAGAGCAGGCAGTCTTTTCATGAATCCTGAGATTGATGTGACTGAAGCCCCTGCAAACAACTACAACCAGTCTAGCATACAAATGCTTCCCGATGAACGACCAATGAAGGATAAGATACTTGCATCATTCATCCGGAAAAATCAGGACCAGGTCTCAGATATGTGGTCGAACGAATCTCTTGCCTCGACCACAGACATAGCCAAGCTGGACATGTTGTCAGAGTTGGCTAGTGTGGATGGAGATAATGTTGTTGACGGGTCGTTTCTGGAGACTGGGTCCGGAGAGGGTTTATCCGAGTTTGAGGCTGTTGAGACGTCCAGTGTCCAGTCTTGTCCAATGGGAGACAGTCAGAAATTAGAGCCATTGGGAAAACCGCCTAATGTACTGATTTACACCGGGAAGATTGACTCAGTGAGGAAGTTTGATAGAGTTAAGAAAGTGTTGGAGCAGTGTTTGGATGTAGAGAAGTATGTGATTTACCACCTCAAGCACGAAGACATTGATAGAGAACCGTGGATTGACAATACAATTCTTCTGGTGTTAGCTACAAAGAAGAAATACCAAGACTCCCATGCAGCCTTTATGCAGTATTTTATGAGCGGTGGGAGAATTTTAGGCTTCGGGAGTGGTTTTGATACAGAGCTGCTGGGGCAGACCATGGTTCGACCAGAGAACTGGATCACCCAGCTGAACTACGGTGGCTGGACTGACGTATCATTGATATCAGGCAGCTATGTGTATGATGTTAATGACGTGCGTTTGGAAGGAAGCCATGTGGCTTCCATAGGCATTGACAAAGACAACCACGTCTCCATGGCAAAGGTTACCTTAGAGAGAAAAGATGTTGTGTCTTGCGCTATTTTATCACAG GTACTGCTGGACAAGGAAGCCGATGACCTGGGGGTGACTCCGGAGATCTTCAACACCCTGAAGAAATCCAACTCGGACCGGTTCGAGATTCTCACTGACCTGCTCACCAATCTGGGTATCGACTGTAACACCCGCGCTATGCCTGTACAGACACCAGCAGTGCTGCTAGCTACATCAGAG GATGTTAAGGCCAAGTTCTTCAACTCTATCAAACATCGTCTCAGCTCGGGTGTGCTCAAGTACGGCGGTCAGAGTCTTCTTTTTACCGAGGATACCACAGCTGTGGTGGAGAATTCACTGCTTCCAGTTCTTATGGCAGGCAGGAAATATGGCGAAAGTTTTAGTTTGAGcgtttacaaaaaaagtttgGGTGCGAAGGTGCTAGGAAACACAGTGTTCTTTATGGAGGTTGTGCCTACCACTATGACTATTCTTGATGG GTTGTTATTTTCTGTCCCAGACGATATTGGTCTCATTGTAGTGGCCAGGCAACAGACAAGTGGGAAAG GTCGGGGAGGCAATGCGTGGCTGAGCCCTATTGGGTGCGCCATGTTCTCATTACACGTGAGAATTCCCCAGAACTCTAATCTGGGTCAAGCTGTCTCCTATCTGCAGCACATAACCTCACTAGCTGTTGTCAACAGTGTCTGCAACATGGAGGGATATGAG gaCACTGACCTGCGATTGAAGTGGCCAAATGACATCTACTATGGTCACCATATGAAGCTGGGTGGGGTCATTGTCAAATCTACAATTATGGATGGGATCGTACATGCTACCATTG GCTGTGGCTTCAATGTTGACAACAGCAACCCAACCATTTGTATCAATGACATTGTGGACATGGTGAACAAAGAACAGGGCACGCAGCGACCCATGTTTACAACGGAGCAGCTCATTGCCCGAACTGTCACTGAAATAGAGGCTCTCATTGGTCAGTTCCAGAAAGAGGGTGTGGACAGCTTCCGGAAGATGTACTATGACAAATGGCTGCATAG TGACAGGGTTGTGAGGCTGGAGTCAGAGAACGACCTGGAAGTCACGGTACGAGGGCTTGACGACTTTGGCTACCTGCTTGTTGAGACAGATGGTGGAGAAAAAATCAGCGTACAGCCCGACGGTAACTCCTTCGACATGATGCGAAACCTGATCTGCTTGAAACAGAGATAG
- the LOC128238474 gene encoding translocation protein SEC63 homolog, producing the protein MAGMEFEYDEEGSTFYYFLLSFWALLIIPGTYYLWPTAESKDEKERNRLLCHCAPCEGKRQKLKVKTSWLKTRRKAVQISLIFGWVIFVLLAYKVSTIQIEHQEYDPFQILQIDRGASMREIKKAYRKLSLEFHPDKYKGDEKMFMRVAKAYAALTDEESRKNWEEHGNPDGPGVTTFGIALPKWIVDDKNSMWVLLVYIVLFMVIMPACVGVWWYRSIKFSKDQVLLNTTRLYLYFFSKNPQMILKKVIMVLGASFEFDKANNSEIMERPSDNEEIPILMKQLPNLDEKNKERPLCFGYSVKARALLHAHFARMELPPQTLKIDQMYVLKKCPALINEMINILSQLVASAMARQRMNEMPRLETVENCMKVSQMMTQALEAKSNPLQQLPHIRPDMLRHFVTRKRNVQRIRDLVAMDDDERRALLRSLTDDEYQDVINVCATLPNVVMVVKSEVLDDDDRTIRAGSIVTVTVSLRRKNMMDDFDINKLTGERDEPAVGEEEQVEEQDGDEENKGVEEAASAENKPKAWQKPAHGKGKKKAKPKKAKQAFNWKKPAVQNVGAKPDGQVTSEKPEGEEEAEADDDVERNSDSESEAEEIVGEGTVPETKPQPDKKKIKRKRADTEHEDDDWEKFQEEAKKENSLETKKKESHPVHCPHFPDEKQEGWWLYVADRKNHMLVTAPVQILSLKKEEEMTLKFSAPPKVGVYTYSVVLRSDSYFDFDQHHNFKLDVKEAKVIEDHPQWDISDSEDEADAHKNDASNDSDYSTDMEDDDDDDDYDD; encoded by the exons atggCTGGGATGGAATTTGAGTATGACGAGGAAGGAAGCACATTCTACTATTTTTTGCTCTCCTTTTGGGCCCTTTTAATAATTCCTGGCACGTATTATTTGTGGCCAACTGCGGAAAGTAAAG atgaaaaagaaagaaatagaCTTCTCTGTCACTGTGCTCCATGTGAAGGGAAGCGTCAAAAACTTAAAGTTAAAACCTCTTGGCTAAAAACAAGGCGCAAGGCTGT tcaaataagtttaatttttGGATGGGTCATATTTGTGCTTCTGGCTTATAAAGTTTCCACCATACAAATTGAACATCAAGAGTACGATCCATTCCAGATCCTACAGATAGACAGA GGTGCAAGTATGCGAGAGATAAAGAAAGCTTACAGAAAGCTGAGTTTAGAATTTCATCCAGACAAATACAAAGGCGATGAGAAAATGTTCATGAGGGTAGCAAAGGCTTATGCAGC ACTGACAGATGAAGAATCAAGAAAAAACTGGGAAGAGCATGGCAACCCAGATGGACCAGGAG TCACAACCTTTGGAATTGCCCTACCGAAGTGGATTGTTGATGATAAGAACTCTATGTGG GTTCTGTTGGTGTACATTGTGCTGTTCATGGTCATCATGCCTGCCTGTGTG GGTGTGTGGTGGTATCGGTCTATAAAGTTCAGCAAGGATCAGGTGCTGCTCAACACAACTCGACTCTACCTATACTTTTTCAGCAAAAACCCGCAGATGATCCTCAAGA AGGTGATCATGGTTCTGGGGGCATCATTTGAGTTTGATAAGGCCAACAACTCCGAAATCATGGAGCGACCCAGTGACAATGAAGAAATTCCCATT CTGATGAAGCAGTTACCTAACCTAGATGAGAAGAACAAGGAACGCCCCCTATGTTTTGGTTATAGTGTGAAGGCACGCGCCCTGTTACATGCACACTTTGCCCGCATGGAGCTGCCACCACAGACACTCAAGATAG accagatgtatgttttgaaaaagtGCCCAGCCCTTATCAATGAAATGATCAACATTCTCTCCCAGTTGGTGGCCAGTGCCATGGCCAGACAGC GAATGAACGAGATGCCGCGTCTTGAGACTGTAGAGAACTGTATGAAGGTGTCTCAGATGATGACCCAGGCCCTTGAAGCCAAGTCCAACCCACTGCAGCAACTCCCACATATACGACCCGACATGCTCCGACACTTTGTCACCAGGAAG cGTAATGTACAGCGAATCCGTGACCTTGTAGCCATGGATGACGATGAGAGACGTGCTTTGTTGAGATCTCTGACAGACGATGAATACCAGGATGTTATTAATGTGTGTGCCACCCTCCCCAATGTTGTCATGGTCGTCAAATCAGAAG TCTTGGATGATGATGACCGGACAATTCGTGCGGGCAGTATTGTGACAGTGACCGTGAGCCTGCGACGTAAGAACATGATGGACGACTTTGACATCAACAAGTTGACAGGGGAGAGAGATGAGCCGGCTGTGGGGGAGGAAGAACAGGTGGAGGAGCAAGATGGGGATGAGGAAAATAAG GGTGTGGAGGAAGCTGCGAGTGCAGAGAACAAGCCCAAAGCCTGGCAGAAGCCCGCTCATGGGAAGGGCAAGAAGAAGGCCAAGCCCAAGAAGGCAAAACAAGCGTTCAACTGGAAGAAGCCAGCTGTACAGAATGTCGGGGCCAAGCCTGACGGTCAGGTGACATCGGAAAAACCTGAGGGGGAGGAGGAG GCTGAAGCAGATGATGATGTAGAAAGAAACTCTGACAGCGAATCCGAGGCGGAGGAGATTGTAGGTGAGGGGACTGTTCCTGAAACCAAACCACAGCCAGACAAGAAGAAGATAAAGCGAAAACGGGCCGATACGGAGCATGAAGATGATGACTGGGAGAAGTTCCAGGAAGAGGCCAAGAAAGAGAACTCacttgaaacaaagaaaaaggaaagcCACCCTGTTCACTGCCCTCATTTCCCAGAT GAGAAGCAGGAAGGTTGGTGGTTGTATGTAGCTGATAGGAAAAACCACATGCTTGTTACTGCCCCTGTACAAATACTCTCCCTGAAGAAGGAAGAAGAG ATGACGCTGAAGTTTTCTGCCCCTCCAAAAGTGGGGGTCTACACCTACAGTGTCGTACTGAGGTCAGACAGCTACTTTGACTTTGACCAACACCACAACTTTAAG CTGGACGTGAAGGAAGCCAAGGTGATCGAGGATCACCCTCAGTGGGACATCTCCGATTCCGAGGATGAGGCAGACGCCCACAAGAACGACGCCAGCAACGACTCAGACTACTCAACAGACATGGaggacgatgatgatgatgatgactatGATGATtaa